One window of Camelina sativa cultivar DH55 chromosome 4, Cs, whole genome shotgun sequence genomic DNA carries:
- the LOC104780197 gene encoding cytochrome P450 85A2 isoform X1, translating into MGIMMMILGLLVIIVCICSALLRWNQMRYSKKGLPPGTMGWPIFGETTEFLKQGPDFMKNQRLRYGSFFKSHILGCPTIVSMDAELNRYILMNESKGLVAGYPQSMLDILGTCNIAAVHGPSHRLMRGSLLSLISPAMMKDHLLPKIDDFMRNYLCGWDDLETVDIQEKTKHMAFLSSLLQIAETLIKPEVEEYRTEFFKLVVGTLSVPIDLPGTNYRCGIQARNNIDRLLTELMQKRRESGETFTDMLGYLMKKEDNRYLLTDKEIRDQVVTILYSGYETVSTTSMMALKYLHDHPKALDELRREHLAIRERKRPDEPLILDDIKSMKFTRAVIFETSRLATIVNGVLRKTTHDLELNGYLIPKGWRIYVYTREINYDTSLYEDPMIFNPWRWMVSVLYFFFLFFMCHCVLLFETFVAHKEGFFMQEKSLESKSYFLLFGGGARLCPGKELGISEVSSFLHYFVTKYRWEEKGGEKLMVFPRVSAPKGYHLKCSPY; encoded by the exons atgggcatcatgatgatgattttggGTCTTCTTGTGATCATTGTTTGCATCTGTTCTGCTCTTCTCCGATGGAACCAGATGAGATATTCCAAGAAAGGTCTTCCTCCTGGTACCATGGGCTGGCCAATTTTTGGTGAAACCACTGAGTTTCTCAAACAAGGTCCAGATTTCATGAAAAACCAAAGACTAAG ATATGGTAGTTTCTTCAAATCTCACATTCTTGGTTGCCCGACAATAGTCTCAATGGACGCAGAGCTAAATAGATATATTCTAATGAATGAATCAAAAGGACTAGTCGCTGGTTATCCACAATCTATGCTCGATATCCTTGGGACATGCAACATAGCCGCGGTTCATGGCCCGAGCCACCGGCTTATGAGAGGGTCGTTGCTCTCTCTAATAAGCCCGGCTATGATGAAAGACCATCTCTTGCCTAAGATTGATGATTTCATGAGAAACTATCTTTGTGGTTGGGATGACCTCGAGACAGTTGATATCCAAGAAAAGACCAAACAT ATGGCATTTTTATCATCGTTGTTACAAATAGCTGAGACTTTGATAAAACCAGAGGTTGAAGAATATCGAACAGAGTTTTTCAAGCTTGTTGTAGGAACACTATCGGTACCGATCGATCTCCCGGGAACGAATTACCGCTGCGGAATCCAA GCAAGAAACAACATAGATAGGTTATTGACAGAGCTTATGCAAAAACGAAGAGAGTCTGGAGAGACTTTCACAGATATGTTGGGTTACttgatgaagaaggaagataacCGATACTTGTTAACTGATAAGGAGATAAGAGATCAAGTGGTAACGATCTTGTATTCGGGTTATGAGACTGTCTCTACAACCTCCATGATGGCTCTTAAGTATCTCCATGATCACCCAAAAGCTCTTGATGAACTCAGG AGAGAACATTTGgctataagagagagaaaacgacCTGACGAACCGCTCATTCTCGACGATATTAAATCGATGAAATTCACACGAGCT GTCATCTTTGAGACATCAAGATTGGCAACGATTGTTAACGGTGTCCTGAGGAAaactactcatgacttggaactCAACG GTTATTTAATCCCAAAAGGTTGGAGAATTTATGTATACACTAGAGAGATTAACTATGATACATCTCTGTATGAAGATCCAATGATCTTTAACCCATGGAGATGGATGGTtagtgttttgtattttttttttctcttttttatgtgccattgtgttttgttgtttgaaacCTTTGTGGCTCACAAAGAGGGTTTCTTTATGCAGGAAAAGAGTTTAGAATCAAAGAGCTATTTTTTACTCTTTGGAGGTGGAGCAAGACTTTGCCCTGGCAAAgaacttggaatctctgaaGTCTCAAGCTTTCTTCACTACTTTGTTACAAAATACAG ATGGGAGGAGAAAGGAGGAGAGAAACTAATGGTCTTTCCAAGAGTTTCTGCACCAAAAGGATACCATCTTAAGTGCTCGCCTTACTAA
- the LOC104780197 gene encoding cytochrome P450 85A2 isoform X2 has protein sequence MGIMMMILGLLVIIVCICSALLRWNQMRYSKKGLPPGTMGWPIFGETTEFLKQGPDFMKNQRLRYGSFFKSHILGCPTIVSMDAELNRYILMNESKGLVAGYPQSMLDILGTCNIAAVHGPSHRLMRGSLLSLISPAMMKDHLLPKIDDFMRNYLCGWDDLETVDIQEKTKHMAFLSSLLQIAETLIKPEVEEYRTEFFKLVVGTLSVPIDLPGTNYRCGIQARNNIDRLLTELMQKRRESGETFTDMLGYLMKKEDNRYLLTDKEIRDQVVTILYSGYETVSTTSMMALKYLHDHPKALDELRREHLAIRERKRPDEPLILDDIKSMKFTRAVIFETSRLATIVNGVLRKTTHDLELNGYLIPKGWRIYVYTREINYDTSLYEDPMIFNPWRWMEKSLESKSYFLLFGGGARLCPGKELGISEVSSFLHYFVTKYRWEEKGGEKLMVFPRVSAPKGYHLKCSPY, from the exons atgggcatcatgatgatgattttggGTCTTCTTGTGATCATTGTTTGCATCTGTTCTGCTCTTCTCCGATGGAACCAGATGAGATATTCCAAGAAAGGTCTTCCTCCTGGTACCATGGGCTGGCCAATTTTTGGTGAAACCACTGAGTTTCTCAAACAAGGTCCAGATTTCATGAAAAACCAAAGACTAAG ATATGGTAGTTTCTTCAAATCTCACATTCTTGGTTGCCCGACAATAGTCTCAATGGACGCAGAGCTAAATAGATATATTCTAATGAATGAATCAAAAGGACTAGTCGCTGGTTATCCACAATCTATGCTCGATATCCTTGGGACATGCAACATAGCCGCGGTTCATGGCCCGAGCCACCGGCTTATGAGAGGGTCGTTGCTCTCTCTAATAAGCCCGGCTATGATGAAAGACCATCTCTTGCCTAAGATTGATGATTTCATGAGAAACTATCTTTGTGGTTGGGATGACCTCGAGACAGTTGATATCCAAGAAAAGACCAAACAT ATGGCATTTTTATCATCGTTGTTACAAATAGCTGAGACTTTGATAAAACCAGAGGTTGAAGAATATCGAACAGAGTTTTTCAAGCTTGTTGTAGGAACACTATCGGTACCGATCGATCTCCCGGGAACGAATTACCGCTGCGGAATCCAA GCAAGAAACAACATAGATAGGTTATTGACAGAGCTTATGCAAAAACGAAGAGAGTCTGGAGAGACTTTCACAGATATGTTGGGTTACttgatgaagaaggaagataacCGATACTTGTTAACTGATAAGGAGATAAGAGATCAAGTGGTAACGATCTTGTATTCGGGTTATGAGACTGTCTCTACAACCTCCATGATGGCTCTTAAGTATCTCCATGATCACCCAAAAGCTCTTGATGAACTCAGG AGAGAACATTTGgctataagagagagaaaacgacCTGACGAACCGCTCATTCTCGACGATATTAAATCGATGAAATTCACACGAGCT GTCATCTTTGAGACATCAAGATTGGCAACGATTGTTAACGGTGTCCTGAGGAAaactactcatgacttggaactCAACG GTTATTTAATCCCAAAAGGTTGGAGAATTTATGTATACACTAGAGAGATTAACTATGATACATCTCTGTATGAAGATCCAATGATCTTTAACCCATGGAGATGGATG GAAAAGAGTTTAGAATCAAAGAGCTATTTTTTACTCTTTGGAGGTGGAGCAAGACTTTGCCCTGGCAAAgaacttggaatctctgaaGTCTCAAGCTTTCTTCACTACTTTGTTACAAAATACAG ATGGGAGGAGAAAGGAGGAGAGAAACTAATGGTCTTTCCAAGAGTTTCTGCACCAAAAGGATACCATCTTAAGTGCTCGCCTTACTAA